One Brassica napus cultivar Da-Ae chromosome C2, Da-Ae, whole genome shotgun sequence DNA window includes the following coding sequences:
- the LOC125582432 gene encoding uncharacterized protein LOC125582432 translates to MAKQNQQLTALQEINDRIAQLRKRNKARGQRPQQGERRFGDAPEAVYVDPKPPDPSRGISYLTWERNLDEWFHYNNILKEERLSYALDQLRGNAFKWWVQEEDDRWFYKEPAIKTWRALKEVMRDEFSPELTSSKIKKIYPRRYLTHGSKEKSEPFIVQVKAKTGPEVQKDTISPSLLRSNVVHDLSPRYKEILNPNKEEPSSQGLKEQEFKEEEPPGVTIVMDQKIVQETMQSILLKEAKPKQYQDS, encoded by the exons ATGGCCAAACAGAACCAACAGTTGACAGCTTTGCAAGAGATCAATGATCGGATTGCTCAGTTGAGGAAAAGAAACAAGGCACGAGGCCAACGTCCACAGCAAGGAGAAAGGAGATTTGGAGATGCACCAGAGGCTGTCTATGTCGAtcccaagccaccagatccttcaa GAGGAATAAGCTACCTAACATGGGAGAGGAACcttgatgaatggtttcactACAACAACATCCTGAAGGAAGAGAGGCTATCTTATGCCCTTGATCAACTAAGAGGTAATGCCTTTAAATGGTgggtacaagaagaagatgatagatGGTTTTACAAGGAGCCAGCTATCAAAACGTGGAGAGCTCTTAAGGAAGTCATGAGGGATGAATTTTCACCAGAACTCACAAGTTCTAAGATCAAAAAGATATACCCAAGGAGGTATCTAACTCATGGTTCCAAAGAAAAATCAGAACCTTTTATTGTCCAAGTAAAGGctaag ACAGGTCCTGAGGTTCAGAAAGACACGATCTCCCCATCCTTGTTGAGATCAAATGTTGTCCATGATTTAAGTCCAAGATACAAGGAGATTTTAAACCCAAATAAAGAAGAGCCATCAAGCCAag GACTTAAGGAGCAAgaatttaaagaagaagaaccaccagGCGTGACTATTGTGATGGACCAGAAGATTGTTCAAGAGACAATGCAGTCCATattgcttaaagaagcaaaaccaaaacaataccaAG ATTCTTAA
- the LOC111203164 gene encoding uncharacterized protein LOC111203164, whose protein sequence is MSKIQVRSGTESQPFLLLVRSSQGVKKGKQGTVSNAGTRSMILCAKHTWKELRNDQKWCDFSSAKTERSSKKWKCEEAQSSTFNATENNTAEADRPPGVKAAKSCGKKTMEEGKGLCEFERMWSIKQEDLTRKERLSKMVLLNRLFAKSEPLPEYEEALKKKLITELFST, encoded by the exons ATGAGCAAaattcaggtacgttctggaacAGAATCACAGCCTTTTTTGCTGCTAGTCCGAAGCTCGCAGGGTGTGAAAAAAGGGAAGCAGGGCACTGTAAGCAACGCTGGCACAAGATCAATGATCTTGTGTGCAA AACATACGTGGAAGGAGTTGCGCAATGACCAGAAATGGTGTGATTTTTCAAGTGCTAAAACCGAGAGAAGCTCTAAAAAGTGGAAGTGCGAGGAAGCACAATCATCAACGTTTAACGCAACTGAAAACAACACAGCTGAAGCGGATCGGCCCCCTGGTGTTAAGGCAGCCAAGAGCTGTGGCAAGAAGACAATGGAAGAGGGGAAAGGTCTGTGTGAGTTTGAGCGTATGTGGTCAATAAAACAAGAGGATTTGACTAGGAAAGAAAGGCTCTCCAAGATGGTTTTACTTAACCGTCTATTTGCAAAATCCGAGCCACTCCCTGAGTATGAAGAAGCTCTGAAGAAAAAACTTATTACTGAGTTGTTCTCCACTTAG